In Acanthochromis polyacanthus isolate Apoly-LR-REF ecotype Palm Island chromosome 15, KAUST_Apoly_ChrSc, whole genome shotgun sequence, a single genomic region encodes these proteins:
- the pik3ap1 gene encoding phosphoinositide 3-kinase adapter protein 1 isoform X2: MEESISSTESAISDSLSTYELLILHTAEAQEWASYLQQILRTSRKFHKRSILLYAVGPADQLHGYNFESFQSCKCIVLLLTGEFLDILCDHELQEAFERLLYPPHRVVALLCGISEDDVHEEQLRDWASWRKLYADDEPSVYLSTILESVTDSRRALAEHKSQAVAAAAELDLTAELDLTAESDLTAESDLTAGSDLTAESDLTAESDLTAAASPENFTPDEMEEVVSEEQKEAVLKDEEPANTGSLTSEEMSSPTHLTCLTVQPNRVLCGEQETLFIILTHKIDDQSLPEVEFSSENVATKRVQGTMLNEYTISVPAPEMPAGNASLTLYTDQSCISLRPVTYYTNMEEVSRYLENATDPVNFLCQAFNLTSNTTESLDNILTDSLKSRMPAAGLQLFGTKQIEEANMSAYQRNEELPTLLHFAAKYGLKKLTTILLQCPGALQAYSVMNKDGDYPNKLAEKSGFNDLRQFIDDFVETADMLKSHMEDTINTDDSAEVYEMMSATSQDIMMKYSGCSEDIYESMLEIDPGCAEDLYEVMTAVDENPEEAMLRKFFQAKPHATDVPDNNKDFKSEEEEKYDPQSFDEREEEEEDPYNLCPEDIYDTVDGDSTYKPAILNRPPAPIPRPESESDAEKPVTYISRVFSDKGISESNAMESGYPAARPVVEPPTPAYDPYAGMKTPGQRQLISLQERVKVGEITVDEAVQEFKAWQFDHEQRANSIRYQQENLKKLRNSITRRHKERQKTGKELDYEISAPLQRNLYWGSNVTVECAVYEPAPRAMALPPTPAQGIQRGSWKTGSTSSTSNALDFKHVCVAAAL; the protein is encoded by the exons ATGGAGGAATCCATCTCAAGCACTGAATCAG CAATTTCTGACTCCCTCTCGACATATGAGCTGCTAATTCTGCACACTGCAGAGGCACAGGAATGGGCGTCGTATTTGCAGCAGATCCTGCGAACTTCTCGGAAATTCCACAAAAGGTCTATTCTGCTGTATGCGGTTGGACCGGCCGATCAGCTCCACGGATACAACTTTGAATCTTTCCAAAGCTGCAAGTGCATTGTGCTGCTCCTCACAGGAGAATTCCTGGACATCCTCTGTGACCACGAACTGCAGGAAGCATTTGAGAGGCTGCTTTACCCTCCGCACAGAGTGGTGGCGCTGTTATGTGGCATATCAGAGGATGACGTACACGAGGAACAACTTAGAGACTGGGCGAGCTGGAGAAAGCTCTATGCTGACGACGAGCCTTCTGTTTACCTTTCCACCATTTTGGAATCAGTTACTGACA GTAGACGAGCTTTGGCTGAACACAAGAGCCAAGctgttgcagctgcagcagagttgGACCTTACGGCAGAGTTGGACCTGACAGCAGAGTCAGACCTGACAGCAGAGTCGGACCTGACAGCAGGGTCGGACCTGACAGCAGAGTCGGACCTGACAGCAGAGTCGGACCTGACCGCAGCTGCTTCACCTGAAAATTTTACCCCTGATGAAATGGAGGAAGTGGTGTCagaagagcagaaagaagcagtcCTGAAGGATGAAGAGCCTGCAAACACAGGGAGTTTAACAAGCGAGGAAATGAGTTCACCCACGCACCTCACCTGTCTCACCGTTCAGCCAAACAGAGTTCTGTGTGGG GAACAGGAGACGCTTTTCATCATTCTCACACACAAAATAGATGATCAGTCGCTACCTGAGGTGGAGTTTTCATCTGAAAATGTAGCTACAAAAAGAGTGCAAGGCACCATGTTGAACGAATACACGATAAGTGTTCCTGCACCGG aaATGCCTGCTGGAAATGCATCACTCACTTTATACACTGACCAATCATGTATCAGCTTGAGGCCTGTTACATATTACACCAATATGGAAGAAGTCAGTCGGTATCTTGAAAATGCCACTGATCCTGTCAATTTCCTCTGTCAG GCCTTCAACTTGACATCCAACACAACAGAATcgttggacaacatactaactgACTCATTAAAATCCAGGATGCCTGCAGCTGGTCTTCAGCTGTTTGGAACCAAACAGATTGAAGAAGCCAATATGTCGGCAT ATCAGCGGAACGAGGAGCTTCCCACTTTGCTCCACTTTGCTGCTAAGTACGGCCTGAAGAAGCTGACCACCATTCTCCTTCAGTGTCCCGGGGCTCTGCAAGCCTACAGTGTGATGAACAAGGATGGAGACTACCCCAACAAGCTGGCAGAGAAGAGTGGCTTCAATGATCTCAGACAGTTCATCGATGATTTTGTT GAGACAGCAGACATGCTAAAATCTCACATGGAGGACACCATCAACACCGACGATAGTGCAGAGGTGTATGAGATGATGTCGGCTACCTCTCAGGATATCATGATGAAGTACTCAGGTTGCTCAGAGGATATATACGAGTCGATGCTGGAGATTGACCCTGGTTGTGCAGAGGACCTAT atgaGGTCATGACTGCTGTAGACGAGAACCCTGAGGAAGCTATGCTCAGGAAGTTCTTCCAAG CCAAACCACATGCCACAGATGTCCCGGATAACAACAAAGACTTTAAAagtgaggaagaggaaaaatatGACCCCCAAAGCTTTGATGAaagggaagaggaagaggaggacccATACAACCTCTGTCCTGAAGACATCTACGATACTGTAGATGGAGACAGCACCTACAAACCTGCAATCCTGAACCGTCCACCAGCCCCCATCCCCAGACCAGAGTCTGAGTCTGACGCTGAAAAGCCTGTAACATACATCTCTAGAG tgttttcgGATAAAGGCATTTCCGAGAGTAACGCAATGGAATCTGGATATCCTGCAG CTCGGCCTGTGGTAGAACCCCCCACACCTGCTTATGACCCCTATGCTGGGATGAAGACCCCCGGACAGAGGCAGCTCATATCCCTGCAGGAGAGGGTAAAAGTCGGGGAGATCACTGTCGATGAAGCGGTCCAAGAGTTCAAGGCTTGGCAGTTTGACCATGAGCAGAGGGCGAACTCCATACGCTATCAGCAG GAAAATCTGAAGAAATTACGAAACAGCATCACCAGACGtcacaaagagagacagaagacagGGAAGGAACTCG ATTATGAGATTAGTGCTCCGCTGCAGAGGAACTTATACTGGGGCTCCAATGTGACAGTAGAGTGTGCTGTGTATGAGCCTGCACCCAGAGCAATGGCCCTGCCCCCGACACCAGCTCAGGGTATCCAGAGGGGCAGCTGGAAGACAGGCAGCACCTCCAGCACATCCA ATGCTCTCGACTTCAAGCATGTGTGTGTCGCTGCAGCCCTGTGA
- the pik3ap1 gene encoding phosphoinositide 3-kinase adapter protein 1 isoform X1 produces the protein MEESISSTESAISDSLSTYELLILHTAEAQEWASYLQQILRTSRKFHKRSILLYAVGPADQLHGYNFESFQSCKCIVLLLTGEFLDILCDHELQEAFERLLYPPHRVVALLCGISEDDVHEEQLRDWASWRKLYADDEPSVYLSTILESVTDSRRALAEHKSQAVAAAAELDLTAELDLTAESDLTAESDLTAGSDLTAESDLTAESDLTAAASPENFTPDEMEEVVSEEQKEAVLKDEEPANTGSLTSEEMSSPTHLTCLTVQPNRVLCGEQETLFIILTHKIDDQSLPEVEFSSENVATKRVQGTMLNEYTISVPAPEMPAGNASLTLYTDQSCISLRPVTYYTNMEEVSRYLENATDPVNFLCQAFNLTSNTTESLDNILTDSLKSRMPAAGLQLFGTKQIEEANMSAYQRNEELPTLLHFAAKYGLKKLTTILLQCPGALQAYSVMNKDGDYPNKLAEKSGFNDLRQFIDDFVETADMLKSHMEDTINTDDSAEVYEMMSATSQDIMMKYSGCSEDIYESMLEIDPGCAEDLYEVMTAVDENPEEAMLRKFFQAKPHATDVPDNNKDFKSEEEEKYDPQSFDEREEEEEDPYNLCPEDIYDTVDGDSTYKPAILNRPPAPIPRPESESDAEKPVTYISRVFSDKGISESNAMESGYPAARPVVEPPTPAYDPYAGMKTPGQRQLISLQERVKVGEITVDEAVQEFKAWQFDHEQRANSIRYQQENLKKLRNSITRRHKERQKTGKELDYEISAPLQRNLYWGSNVTVECAVYEPAPRAMALPPTPAQGIQRGSWKTGSTSSTSSTESNRLSTHSTFSYSSGTEPDFEEAIENFPPPPRPPRPSDAAPHIPPPRIPPRIPERVPEVVHERYISCPTRALPQRPSYRQTDSAPPVPRRLR, from the exons ATGGAGGAATCCATCTCAAGCACTGAATCAG CAATTTCTGACTCCCTCTCGACATATGAGCTGCTAATTCTGCACACTGCAGAGGCACAGGAATGGGCGTCGTATTTGCAGCAGATCCTGCGAACTTCTCGGAAATTCCACAAAAGGTCTATTCTGCTGTATGCGGTTGGACCGGCCGATCAGCTCCACGGATACAACTTTGAATCTTTCCAAAGCTGCAAGTGCATTGTGCTGCTCCTCACAGGAGAATTCCTGGACATCCTCTGTGACCACGAACTGCAGGAAGCATTTGAGAGGCTGCTTTACCCTCCGCACAGAGTGGTGGCGCTGTTATGTGGCATATCAGAGGATGACGTACACGAGGAACAACTTAGAGACTGGGCGAGCTGGAGAAAGCTCTATGCTGACGACGAGCCTTCTGTTTACCTTTCCACCATTTTGGAATCAGTTACTGACA GTAGACGAGCTTTGGCTGAACACAAGAGCCAAGctgttgcagctgcagcagagttgGACCTTACGGCAGAGTTGGACCTGACAGCAGAGTCAGACCTGACAGCAGAGTCGGACCTGACAGCAGGGTCGGACCTGACAGCAGAGTCGGACCTGACAGCAGAGTCGGACCTGACCGCAGCTGCTTCACCTGAAAATTTTACCCCTGATGAAATGGAGGAAGTGGTGTCagaagagcagaaagaagcagtcCTGAAGGATGAAGAGCCTGCAAACACAGGGAGTTTAACAAGCGAGGAAATGAGTTCACCCACGCACCTCACCTGTCTCACCGTTCAGCCAAACAGAGTTCTGTGTGGG GAACAGGAGACGCTTTTCATCATTCTCACACACAAAATAGATGATCAGTCGCTACCTGAGGTGGAGTTTTCATCTGAAAATGTAGCTACAAAAAGAGTGCAAGGCACCATGTTGAACGAATACACGATAAGTGTTCCTGCACCGG aaATGCCTGCTGGAAATGCATCACTCACTTTATACACTGACCAATCATGTATCAGCTTGAGGCCTGTTACATATTACACCAATATGGAAGAAGTCAGTCGGTATCTTGAAAATGCCACTGATCCTGTCAATTTCCTCTGTCAG GCCTTCAACTTGACATCCAACACAACAGAATcgttggacaacatactaactgACTCATTAAAATCCAGGATGCCTGCAGCTGGTCTTCAGCTGTTTGGAACCAAACAGATTGAAGAAGCCAATATGTCGGCAT ATCAGCGGAACGAGGAGCTTCCCACTTTGCTCCACTTTGCTGCTAAGTACGGCCTGAAGAAGCTGACCACCATTCTCCTTCAGTGTCCCGGGGCTCTGCAAGCCTACAGTGTGATGAACAAGGATGGAGACTACCCCAACAAGCTGGCAGAGAAGAGTGGCTTCAATGATCTCAGACAGTTCATCGATGATTTTGTT GAGACAGCAGACATGCTAAAATCTCACATGGAGGACACCATCAACACCGACGATAGTGCAGAGGTGTATGAGATGATGTCGGCTACCTCTCAGGATATCATGATGAAGTACTCAGGTTGCTCAGAGGATATATACGAGTCGATGCTGGAGATTGACCCTGGTTGTGCAGAGGACCTAT atgaGGTCATGACTGCTGTAGACGAGAACCCTGAGGAAGCTATGCTCAGGAAGTTCTTCCAAG CCAAACCACATGCCACAGATGTCCCGGATAACAACAAAGACTTTAAAagtgaggaagaggaaaaatatGACCCCCAAAGCTTTGATGAaagggaagaggaagaggaggacccATACAACCTCTGTCCTGAAGACATCTACGATACTGTAGATGGAGACAGCACCTACAAACCTGCAATCCTGAACCGTCCACCAGCCCCCATCCCCAGACCAGAGTCTGAGTCTGACGCTGAAAAGCCTGTAACATACATCTCTAGAG tgttttcgGATAAAGGCATTTCCGAGAGTAACGCAATGGAATCTGGATATCCTGCAG CTCGGCCTGTGGTAGAACCCCCCACACCTGCTTATGACCCCTATGCTGGGATGAAGACCCCCGGACAGAGGCAGCTCATATCCCTGCAGGAGAGGGTAAAAGTCGGGGAGATCACTGTCGATGAAGCGGTCCAAGAGTTCAAGGCTTGGCAGTTTGACCATGAGCAGAGGGCGAACTCCATACGCTATCAGCAG GAAAATCTGAAGAAATTACGAAACAGCATCACCAGACGtcacaaagagagacagaagacagGGAAGGAACTCG ATTATGAGATTAGTGCTCCGCTGCAGAGGAACTTATACTGGGGCTCCAATGTGACAGTAGAGTGTGCTGTGTATGAGCCTGCACCCAGAGCAATGGCCCTGCCCCCGACACCAGCTCAGGGTATCCAGAGGGGCAGCTGGAAGACAGGCAGCACCTCCAGCACATCCA GCACGGAGAGCAACCGACTGAGCACTCACAGCACTTTTAGCTACAGCAGCGGGACAGAGCCCGACTTTGAG gaggCAATAGAAAATTTCCCTCCTCCACCGCGACCTCCACGACCATCCGACGCTGCGCCCCACATTCCTCCACCCAGGATTCCTCCACGGATCCCTGAAAG GGTGCCAGAGGTGGTTCATGAGCGCTACATATCCTGCCCGACTCGGGCGCTTCCTCAGAGACCCTCCTATCGACAGACAGACTCAGCGCCTCCCGTACCTCGGCGCCTGCGGTGA